In a genomic window of Salegentibacter salegens:
- a CDS encoding TetR/AcrR family transcriptional regulator, giving the protein MKEDILKNAADLFLRLGFKSVTMDDIAQQMAISKKTIYAHFSTKTKLVMATVDYLIKEIEQGITVLSAKKLNPIVESYEMKKFAMQMLKNEKSSPQFQLKKYYPEVYYPLRDKQFEIVQRIVIDNLERGITTGHYKGDIPISFVSRIYFVGMLGIKDKNLFPEDEYSNAKLMDYFLRYHLNSICTEKGLNTLDELIKSNKQKNEI; this is encoded by the coding sequence GTGAAAGAAGATATTTTAAAGAATGCAGCAGACCTCTTTCTAAGACTCGGTTTTAAAAGTGTAACAATGGATGATATAGCCCAACAAATGGCTATCTCTAAGAAAACCATTTATGCTCATTTTAGTACTAAAACCAAATTAGTGATGGCAACGGTAGATTATTTAATTAAAGAAATAGAACAAGGAATTACCGTTCTAAGTGCAAAAAAATTAAATCCTATTGTTGAATCTTACGAGATGAAAAAGTTTGCCATGCAGATGCTGAAAAACGAGAAAAGCTCTCCCCAGTTTCAGCTAAAAAAGTATTATCCGGAGGTCTATTATCCTTTGCGGGACAAACAATTTGAGATTGTACAACGAATTGTGATTGACAACCTGGAGCGGGGCATTACTACCGGCCATTACAAAGGAGATATTCCTATTTCTTTTGTGAGCCGAATTTACTTTGTGGGAATGCTGGGTATAAAAGATAAAAACCTCTTCCCAGAAGATGAATACAGCAATGCAAAATTGATGGACTATTTTTTAAGATACCACCTCAACTCAATTTGCACTGAGAAAGGGTTAAACACGCTAGATGAATTAATAAAATCTAATAA